One Helicoverpa armigera isolate CAAS_96S chromosome 12, ASM3070526v1, whole genome shotgun sequence DNA window includes the following coding sequences:
- the LOC110382170 gene encoding neurexin-4 isoform X3, with protein MRGIATRGRFATDEYVTEYMLQYSDDGESWRPITTHDGYSQMFEGNHDGNTVQKNEFEVPIIAQFIRINPMRWRDKISMRVEVYGCDYVADTLYFNGTSLVKMDLLRDPISASREVIRFRFKTSTASGALMYSRGTQGDYLALQLRDNRLVLNIDLGSGTSTSLSVGSLLDDNIWHDVVISRNRRSVIFSVDRVIVQDRIKGEFSRLNLNRAFYIGGVPNFQEGLVVNQNFTGCIENMYLNATNVIQDLKQGYESGEPFKFQKVNTLYACPEPPVVPITFLKEGSYAKLRGYSGGNTLNISLEFRTYELHGLLIYHKFNTDGYVKVYIEEGRVKVELETPGSPRVKLDNYAEEFNDGRWHSLLLTMATDSLTLAVDYRPVKTLKKLRFMTGSTYYIAGGKAPPRGFVGCMRKIAVDGNYRLPTDWKKEEYCCPNEVVFDACQMIDRCNPNPCEHGGVCSQTADEFSCNCQATGYAGAVCHTSVHPLSCQAYKNVQAVSRSADIHIDVDGSGPLPAFPVTCEFYSDGRIITAVQHSASQNTVVDGYQEPGSFRQDIVYEASRPQLEALLNRSHSCLQHLEYMCKHSRLLNSPSEESSFHPFAWWVSRSGQRMDYWAGAPPGSRMCQCGVLGACADPTKWCNCDAEHMKPDEFQVDGGEITEKEFLPVKQLRFGDTGSHLDEKEGRYTLGPLLCEGDDLFSNAVTFRISDAVITLPMFDLGHSGDIYFEFKTTKENAVLLHSKGPQDYIKLSIIGGDQLQFQFQVGDTPLGVSVETSNRLADNNWHSVSIERNRKEARVVVDGALKNEIRTAKEPVRALHLTTGLVLGAALDRKDGFVGCVRALLLNGRPVDLRSYAQRGLYGISEGCVGKCQSSPCLNNGTCLEGYDSYSCDCRWTAFKGPICADEIGVNLRPNSIIKYDFLGSWRSTIAEKIRVGFTTTNPKGFLLGFYSNISGEYLTLQVSNSGHLRVVFDFGFERQEIVFQGKHFALGQYHDIRLSRKNGGATMLLQVDNYETQEYNFNIKDSADAQFNNIQYMYIGRNESMSEGFVGCVSRVEFDDIYPLKLLFQQDPPPNVRSLGGGVLNEDFCGVEPVTHPPERVETRPPPDLDLQRDLDLHNTDEAILGTVLAFIFLLLIIVAIVLVRALSRHKGEYLTQEERGADGAADPDAAALAAATGPRVTKRREFFI; from the exons ATGCGGGGCATTGCCACGAGAGGGCGCTTTGCCACCGACGAGTATGTCACAGAGTACATGCTGCAGTACTCTGACGATGGAGAGAGTTGGAGACCTATTACCACTCATGATGGGTACTCGCAG ATGTTCGAAGGCAACCACGACGGCAATACGGTGCAGAAGAACGAATTCGAAGTGCCCATCATAGCACAGTTCATTCGGATAAACCCCATGAGATGGAGAGACAAGATCTCCATGAGAGTCGAGGTCTATGGATGCGATTATG ttGCGGACACGCTATACTTCAACGGAACATCCTTAGTCAAGATGGATCTCCTACGTGACCCTATCTCCGCGTCCCGGGAGGTGATCCGCTTCAGATTCAAGACCAGTACAGCATCAGGCGCGCTCATGTACTCCCGGGGTACGCAGGGAGACTACCTGGCTTTGCAGCTCAGGGATAACCGACTTGTGCTCAATATTGATTTGG GATCCGGTACATCCACCTCCCTATCAGTGGGCAGCTTACTAGACGACAATATCTGGCACGATGTGGTGATCTCCCGCAACCGACGCTCCGTCATCTTCTCAGTGGACCGCGTTATAGTGCAGGATCGCATCAAGGGAGAGTTCTCCAGGCTTAACTTGAATAGGGCt TTCTACATAGGCGGCGTACCTAACTTCCAAGAAGGTTTAGTAGTGAACCAGAACTTCACGGGCTGCATCGAGAACATGTACCTCAACGCTACCAACGTCATCCAGGACCTGAAGCAAGGGTACGAAAGTGGAGAGCCCTTCAAGTTCCAGAAAGTTAATACGCTTTATGCTTGTcct GAACCCCCAGTAGTACCAATAACGTTCCTCAAAGAAGGTTCATACGCGAAGCTTCGCGGCTACTCGGGCGGCAACACGCTGAACATCTCGCTGGAGTTCCGCACCTACGAGCTGCACGGCCTGCTCATATACCACAAGTTTAATACTGACGGATATGTCAAG GTATACATAGAAGAAGGAAGAGTAAAAGTAGAACTAGAAACGCCAGGTTCCCCTCGGGTCAAGCTGGACAACTATGCTGAAGAGTTCAATGATGGTCGCTGGCACTCCCTACTCCTCACAATGGCTACTGACAGCCTAACGTTGGCCGTAGACTATAGGCCCGTGAAGACTCTGAAGAAACTCCGGTTCATGACCGGAAGCACTTATTATATTGCTG gtGGTAAGGCGCCACCACGCGGGTTCGTGGGCTGCATGCGTAAGATCGCGGTGGACGGCAACTACCGCCTGCCCACCGACTGGAAGAAAGAGGAGTACTGCTGTCCCAATGAAGTCGTGTTCGATGCCTGCCAGATGATTGATAG ATGTAACCCGAACCCGTGCGAGCACGGCGGCGTGTGCTCGCAGACGGCGGACGAGTTCAGCTGCAACTGCCAGGCCACCGGCTACGCCGGCGCCGTCTGCCATACTT CCGTCCACCCGCTGTCATGCCAGGCGTACAAGAACGTGCAGGCGGTCTCCCGGTCAGCCGACATACATATCGACGTGGACGGGTCGGGTCCGCTGCCCGCCTTCCCCGTCACATGCGAGTTCTATT CGGACGGTCGCATAATCACCGCAGTGCAGCACTCGGCGTCGCAGAACACGGTGGTGGACGGGTACCAGGAGCCGGGCAGCTTCCGCCAGGACATCGTGTACGAGGCGTCGCGGCCGCAGCTCGAGGCGCTGCTCAACCGCTCGCACTCCTGTCTGCAGCACCTCGAGTACATGTGCAAGCATTCCCGGCTGCTTAACTCGCCCA GCGAGGAGTCGTCGTTCCACCCGTTCGCGTGGTGGGTGTCCCGCTCGGGGCAGCGCATGGACTACTGGGCCGGCGCGCCGCCCGGCTCGCGCATGTGCCAGTGCGGCGTGCTGGGGGCTTGTGCCGACCCCACCAAGTGGTGCAACTGCGACGCAGAGCATATGAAGCCTGATG AATTCCAAGTTGACGGCGGCGAGATTACTGAAAAGGAGTTCTTGCCGGTGAAACAGCTGCGGTTTGGTGACACTGGGTCGCATCTCGACGAGAAAGAAGGACGGTATACACTCGGACCTCTGCTGTGTGAAGGAGACG ATCTATTTAGCAACGCGGTAACGTTTCGCATCTCGGACGCGGTGATCACGCTGCCGATGTTCGACCTCGGACACAGCGGCGACATCTACTTCGAGTTCAAGACCACCAAGGAAAATGCTGTGCTTTTGCATTCTAAG GGTCCCCAAGACTACATAAAGCTGTCCATCATCGGCGGAGATCAGCTGCAGTTCCAGTTCCAAGTGGGAGACACTCCGCTCGGCGTGTCCGTGGAGACCAGCAACCGCCTCGCTGATAATAACTGGCATTCTGTTAGCATTGAGAGGAATAG GAAAGAAGCCCGCGTGGTAGTAGACGGCGCCCTAAAGAACGAGATCCGCACAGCCAAGGAACCTGTCCGGGCGCTGCACCTCACCACGGGGCTGGTGCTGGGCGCGGCGCTGGACCGCAAGGACGGCTTCGTGGGCTGCGTGCGCGCGCTGCTGCTCAACGGCAGGCCCGTCGATCTCAGGAGCTATGCGCAGAGAG GACTATACGGCATCTCCGAAGGCTGCGTGGGTAAATGCCAGTCGTCTCCGTGCCTCAACAACGGCACGTGCCTCGAGGGGTACGACTCGTACTCCTGCGACTGTCGCTGGACGGCATTCAAGGGACCGATCTGTGCTGATG AAATCGGCGTGAACCTCCGTCCGAACTCGATAATAAAGTACGACTTCCTCGGCTCGTGGCGGTCCACCATCGCCGAGAAGATCCGCGTCGGCTTCACCACCACCAACCCCAAGGGATTCCTGCTCGGATTCTACTCTAACATCTCTGGAGAATATCTTACTCTACAGGTTTCTAACTCTG GTCATCTCCGCGTGGTATTCGACTTCGGGTTCGAGCGGCAGGAGATAGTCTTCCAAGGTAAACACTTCGCGCTCGGCCAGTACCACGACATTCGACTCTCCAGGAAGAACGGCGGCGCCACCATGCTGTTAcag GTGGACAACTACGAGACTCAAGAATACAACTTCAACATCAAAGACTCAGCCGACGCCCAGTTCAACAACATACAGTACATGTACATCGGGCGCAACGAGTCCATGAGCGAAGGCTTCGTGGGCTGCGTGAGTCGCGTGGAGTTCGACGATATATACCCGCTCAAGTTGCTGTTCCAGCAGGACCCGCCGCCTAATGTTAGGAGTTTGGGAG GTGGCGTACTAAACGAGGACTTCTGCGGCGTAGAACCCGTGACCCATCCGCCCGAGCGCGTGGAGACCCGGCCCCCGCCCGACCTCGACCTGCAGCGAGACCTCGACCTGCACAACACAGACGAGGCCATCCTCGGCA